One segment of Gordonia terrae DNA contains the following:
- a CDS encoding class I SAM-dependent methyltransferase: protein MSSTHHHQPATGHHAHANHADHHDHARLAAVLDLDAELMADHLDDAARLIAESLGHAPVRIADLGAGTGTGTEALARHFPHARIVAVDGSPDMVALVDRRARDGGFDDRVTAVVADLDDGLPPLGSPDVVWAAMSLHHVADPQRLLREAATSLGPDGVVVITEMAGVPRFVPAHEDTELSGLQDRCGAAAAGAGWEALVDWTDTFDDAGYDVLRFETIHVERSEPSRSVARYARHWFAQFRHRLADSLDSADLAVLDHLTDESDSDAQRLDDLTLSAGRLLWIARPRTTATPTPRASDR, encoded by the coding sequence ATGTCCAGCACTCACCACCACCAACCGGCCACCGGACACCACGCTCACGCGAACCACGCCGACCACCACGACCATGCCCGCCTCGCCGCGGTCCTCGACCTCGACGCCGAACTCATGGCCGACCACCTCGACGACGCCGCACGCCTGATCGCGGAGTCGCTGGGGCACGCGCCGGTGCGCATCGCGGATCTGGGCGCAGGCACCGGGACCGGGACCGAGGCACTCGCCCGCCACTTCCCGCATGCGCGGATCGTCGCGGTCGACGGCTCGCCCGACATGGTCGCGCTCGTCGATCGCCGGGCGCGGGACGGCGGATTCGACGATCGGGTGACCGCCGTCGTCGCCGATCTCGACGACGGGTTGCCGCCGCTCGGATCGCCCGATGTCGTGTGGGCGGCCATGTCGCTGCACCACGTCGCCGATCCGCAGCGCCTGCTGCGAGAGGCTGCGACGTCGCTCGGACCGGACGGGGTCGTCGTGATCACCGAGATGGCAGGGGTCCCGCGTTTCGTCCCCGCACACGAGGACACCGAGCTGAGCGGCCTGCAGGACCGCTGCGGAGCCGCGGCGGCCGGGGCCGGGTGGGAGGCGCTCGTGGACTGGACCGACACGTTCGACGACGCCGGGTACGACGTCCTCCGTTTCGAGACCATCCACGTCGAGCGGAGCGAACCGAGCCGGTCGGTCGCGCGCTACGCGCGTCACTGGTTCGCCCAGTTCCGGCACCGGCTGGCCGACTCCCTCGATTCGGCCGACCTGGCCGTGCTCGATCACCTGACCGACGAATCCGATTCCGACGCACAGCGTCTGGATGACCTGACCCTGTCCGCTGGGCGGCTCCTCTGGATCGCCCGACCGCGCACGACCGCAACCCCCACCCCGAGAGCGAGTGACCGATGA
- a CDS encoding SDR family NAD(P)-dependent oxidoreductase, with product MSTDTTSQSTDNRPIAVVTGASSGIGAATARRLATQGYHVVLGARRLDRVTALADEIGGTGRQLDVTDDESVAAFVAGLDTVNVLVNNAGGAKGLDPVSTADLDDWRWMWETNVLGSLRVTKALLPALIASGDGLIVSVTSIAAFEAYDNGAGYTSAKHAQGVTHRTLRYELLGKPVRLTEIAPGMVETDFSLVRFEGDQERADRVYEGLTPLVAEDVAEVIGFVASRPPHVNLDQIILKPRDQASARRNIKTG from the coding sequence ATGAGCACCGACACCACCTCTCAGTCGACGGACAACCGACCGATCGCCGTGGTCACCGGCGCGAGTTCGGGTATCGGCGCGGCCACCGCGCGCCGGCTCGCCACGCAGGGTTACCACGTGGTCCTCGGCGCCCGCCGCCTCGATCGGGTGACGGCGCTCGCCGACGAGATCGGGGGCACGGGAAGGCAACTCGACGTCACCGACGACGAGTCGGTGGCCGCATTCGTCGCCGGACTCGACACGGTGAATGTGCTCGTGAACAACGCAGGCGGTGCGAAGGGCCTGGACCCGGTGTCGACCGCCGACCTCGACGACTGGCGCTGGATGTGGGAGACGAACGTCCTGGGCAGTCTGCGGGTCACCAAGGCGCTGCTGCCGGCGCTCATCGCCTCGGGTGACGGTCTGATCGTCTCCGTCACCTCGATCGCGGCGTTCGAGGCCTACGACAACGGCGCGGGGTACACGTCGGCGAAACACGCCCAGGGTGTCACCCACCGGACACTGCGCTACGAACTGCTCGGGAAGCCGGTACGGCTCACCGAGATCGCCCCGGGCATGGTCGAGACCGACTTCTCCCTCGTCCGTTTCGAGGGCGACCAGGAACGCGCGGACAGGGTCTACGAGGGCCTCACGCCGCTGGTCGCCGAGGACGTGGCCGAGGTCATCGGGTTCGTCGCGTCCCGCCCGCCGCACGTGAACCTGGATCAGATCATCCTCAAGCCACGCGACCAGGCCTCCGCCCGACGGAACATCAAGACGGGCTAG
- the deoC gene encoding deoxyribose-phosphate aldolase: protein MTNTDLRRGDVAAIIDHTLLKPEATRADAEATVAEAARLGVFAVCLSPSMLPIDTGEQRTCVVAGFPSGKHHSLVKAAEARLAVDSGADEVDMVIDVGAAVDGRFDEVFADVLTVREAVGDETLLKVIIESAALLQLAGPDTVTEVCRRAERAGASMVKTSTGFHPAGGASVEAVQLMRAAVSDRVGVKASGGIRTADFAAELVAAGATRLGLSASAAVLEGFPE from the coding sequence GTGACGAACACGGACCTGCGACGCGGCGACGTCGCCGCCATCATCGACCACACACTGCTGAAGCCGGAGGCGACCCGGGCCGACGCGGAGGCCACGGTGGCCGAAGCGGCGCGGCTCGGGGTGTTCGCCGTCTGCCTGTCACCGTCGATGCTCCCGATCGACACCGGGGAACAGCGGACCTGCGTCGTGGCCGGATTCCCGTCGGGCAAACATCACTCGCTGGTCAAGGCGGCAGAGGCGCGTCTGGCCGTCGACTCCGGCGCCGACGAGGTCGACATGGTGATCGACGTGGGCGCGGCCGTCGACGGCCGGTTCGACGAGGTGTTCGCCGACGTCCTCACGGTCCGTGAGGCGGTCGGGGACGAGACCCTCCTCAAGGTGATCATCGAGTCGGCGGCGCTGCTGCAGCTCGCGGGACCCGACACCGTCACCGAGGTGTGCCGCCGCGCCGAGCGGGCCGGTGCGTCGATGGTGAAGACCTCGACCGGTTTCCATCCGGCGGGCGGCGCGAGCGTCGAGGCGGTGCAACTGATGCGTGCCGCGGTGAGCGACCGGGTCGGAGTGAAGGCGAGTGGTGGAATCCGGACCGCCGACTTCGCGGCCGAACTCGTCGCCGCAGGCGCAACCCGGCTCGGGTTGTCCGCGTCGGCCGCTGTCCTCGAGGGTTTCCCCGAGTAG
- a CDS encoding L,D-transpeptidase, whose product MTPQTSVNRRSVLAAAGVGALGVAVAACSGSGLGPGGDTPADPSVRLTFTPALDAEPAGPTAEFSVKATDGFLNPDVKLTNPRGVVVKGQLSEDRTTYTISEPLGYGTEYTWSGTAVGIDRKVVPVAGTFTTLTPSSQVNVVVNIGDGQEVGIAAPIILKFNGTVEDKEAVERALTVTTTPPTEGSWAWLGEDNGSRVHWRPREYYAPGTKVSMAAKLYGLDHGGGAYGAADVTSDFSIGRAQVVKAEESSHRIVVLRDGAELMSLPCSYGGGDLDRNVTRSGIHVVTEKYEEFFMSNPAAGYFNIRERWAVRISNNGEFIHANPETVNVQGSANVTNGCINLSESDAERYFGVAVYGDPVEVTGTRIALSEADGDIYDWIYDWETWQGMSAIKGEVRETSVPATPSGAPTSNAPAPR is encoded by the coding sequence ATGACTCCTCAGACCTCGGTGAACCGACGCTCCGTGCTCGCCGCGGCCGGGGTCGGCGCGCTCGGGGTCGCGGTGGCGGCCTGCTCGGGCTCCGGCCTCGGTCCCGGCGGGGACACCCCGGCCGACCCCTCGGTCCGTCTGACCTTCACCCCGGCACTCGACGCCGAACCGGCCGGCCCGACCGCCGAGTTCTCGGTGAAGGCCACAGACGGATTTCTCAACCCCGACGTGAAACTGACCAATCCGCGCGGAGTCGTGGTGAAGGGCCAGTTGTCGGAGGACCGGACGACCTACACGATCAGCGAACCGCTGGGCTACGGCACCGAATACACCTGGAGCGGAACGGCGGTGGGAATCGACCGCAAGGTCGTGCCGGTCGCCGGGACGTTCACCACGCTCACCCCGTCGAGTCAGGTGAACGTCGTCGTCAACATCGGCGACGGGCAGGAGGTCGGCATCGCGGCGCCGATCATCCTGAAGTTCAACGGCACGGTCGAGGACAAAGAGGCCGTCGAGCGTGCGCTGACGGTCACCACCACCCCGCCGACCGAGGGGTCGTGGGCGTGGCTGGGGGAAGACAACGGCTCCCGCGTGCACTGGCGGCCGCGCGAGTACTACGCGCCCGGCACCAAGGTCAGCATGGCGGCCAAGCTGTACGGGCTCGACCACGGTGGCGGAGCCTACGGAGCCGCCGATGTCACCAGCGACTTCTCCATCGGGCGCGCGCAGGTGGTGAAGGCCGAGGAGTCCTCGCACCGGATCGTCGTGCTCCGCGACGGCGCCGAGCTCATGAGCCTGCCGTGTAGCTACGGCGGCGGCGACCTGGACCGGAACGTTACTCGCTCGGGAATCCACGTGGTGACCGAGAAGTACGAGGAGTTCTTCATGAGCAACCCCGCCGCGGGCTACTTCAACATCCGCGAGCGCTGGGCCGTGCGGATCTCCAACAACGGCGAGTTCATCCACGCCAACCCCGAGACCGTGAACGTGCAGGGCTCGGCGAATGTCACCAACGGGTGCATCAACCTGTCCGAGTCCGACGCCGAGCGGTACTTCGGGGTCGCCGTCTACGGCGACCCGGTGGAGGTCACCGGCACCCGGATCGCGTTGTCGGAGGCCGACGGCGACATCTACGACTGGATCTACGACTGGGAGACGTGGCAGGGCATGTCGGCCATCAAGGGCGAGGTCCGCGAGACCTCGGTGCCCGCGACCCCCAGCGGGGCGCCCACCTCGAACGCCCCGGCACCGCGTTAG
- a CDS encoding helix-turn-helix domain-containing protein, giving the protein MTQELDAVVRQRIRGLRIARGWTLDALAARCYLSPSTLSRIETGHRRVALDQLVPIARALGTTLDQLVEPADDTDVVIRPQPHTVEGMTMWLLSRENAPQGVTVAKMRFDREQPVGDLRVHPGYEWFTVLSGTVKLWLGDRTILVPEGDAAEFSTMIPHAICAYQGPAEVLSMMDHAGERAHLPSVRTAPAAHGDDPAGAPDA; this is encoded by the coding sequence ATGACGCAAGAACTCGATGCAGTCGTCCGTCAGCGCATCCGTGGGCTCCGGATCGCGCGGGGCTGGACGCTCGATGCCCTCGCCGCCCGGTGCTACTTGTCGCCGTCCACCCTCAGCCGGATCGAGACCGGTCACCGCCGGGTCGCTCTCGACCAGCTCGTGCCGATCGCGCGCGCGCTGGGCACCACCCTGGACCAGTTGGTCGAACCCGCCGACGACACCGACGTCGTCATCCGGCCCCAACCGCACACGGTGGAGGGGATGACGATGTGGTTGCTCTCCCGCGAGAACGCGCCGCAGGGCGTGACCGTGGCGAAGATGCGCTTCGACCGCGAGCAGCCCGTCGGTGATCTGCGCGTTCATCCCGGTTACGAGTGGTTCACGGTGCTGTCCGGAACGGTGAAGCTGTGGCTGGGCGACCGAACGATCCTGGTACCCGAGGGCGACGCCGCGGAGTTCTCGACGATGATCCCGCACGCGATCTGCGCGTATCAGGGCCCCGCGGAGGTGCTGTCGATGATGGATCACGCCGGTGAGCGCGCTCATCTGCCGTCCGTGCGGACCGCACCCGCGGCGCACGGTGATGACCCCGCGGGCGCCCCGGACGCCTGA
- a CDS encoding transglutaminase-like domain-containing protein — MTLPRDVSARLEVRVDDPTELEMQITVARLPGLQLEEELKVEFDGRPVTPEEMIGSHGSRIHRLQLERGLLTIDYRASVLTPADPIPVDLTDRSTYLRPSRYAECDKFFGFAAGQFDSSLPDGEILDQVAAYVSDRLSYIPGTSDPIDGAADTLLAGAGVCRDYAHLVVALLRALNIPARLVAVYAPGCSPMDFHAVAEAIVDGEWVAVDATGLAPRQSLVRISTGRDAADTAFLDNHRGSINLNSYEVTATVRGALPIDDGSSRIRIG, encoded by the coding sequence ATGACGCTGCCCCGCGATGTGTCCGCACGGCTCGAGGTGCGGGTCGACGACCCCACCGAACTGGAGATGCAGATCACCGTCGCCCGATTGCCCGGACTCCAGCTCGAGGAGGAACTCAAGGTCGAGTTCGACGGGCGGCCGGTGACGCCGGAGGAGATGATCGGGTCGCACGGATCCCGGATTCACCGGTTGCAGCTCGAGCGCGGCCTCCTGACGATCGACTACCGGGCATCGGTCCTCACCCCCGCCGATCCGATACCCGTCGACCTCACCGACCGCTCCACGTATCTGCGTCCGAGCCGATATGCCGAGTGCGACAAGTTCTTCGGATTCGCCGCGGGTCAGTTCGACTCGTCTCTGCCTGACGGCGAGATCCTGGATCAGGTCGCCGCCTACGTGTCGGACCGGCTCAGCTACATCCCCGGGACGAGCGACCCCATCGACGGCGCCGCCGACACCCTGCTCGCCGGTGCGGGGGTGTGCCGCGACTACGCGCATCTCGTCGTCGCGCTCCTGCGGGCTCTCAACATCCCCGCCCGCCTCGTCGCGGTCTACGCGCCGGGCTGTTCGCCGATGGATTTCCACGCCGTCGCCGAGGCGATCGTGGACGGCGAGTGGGTGGCGGTCGACGCGACCGGACTGGCCCCGCGGCAGAGCCTCGTGCGGATCTCGACCGGTCGTGACGCCGCCGACACCGCATTCCTCGACAACCACCGCGGCTCGATCAACCTCAACTCCTACGAGGTGACGGCAACGGTGCGCGGGGCGCTTCCGATCGACGACGGGAGCTCGCGCATCCGGATAGGGTGA
- a CDS encoding ROK family transcriptional regulator has product MRGGVIPAALQLTSTPAAAVLHAIRVNGPVTRDQLASTTGLSPATINRQVHALAAHGLVVERPDLAGPKSIGRPKNPLTIDHDSLCVAGMHIGARRTVLAIADLGGRTLHSHAVLTPTGDQEDALRHLSGLLAELAARFSGRRVLWGGVAVGGAVDAETGVVNHRVLGWHQLTVGATLAEYLDTPVSVCEHVEAMAAAELLLSHPRDDGGSGLFFYARETAGMAMTLDGRVHVPERGAGTIAHLPVTAPVLAPGLTRVRLQNVIGNDAAEVAARRLGISPTSARIVDERARVLGESVALIRDVINPDAIVVAGDAFAAHPHGLAPVQAAFDEATTLSWPLEIAPSRFGVRVQESAAVVVALSVIYADPVAAMATL; this is encoded by the coding sequence ATGCGTGGGGGAGTGATCCCGGCGGCGCTGCAACTGACCTCCACTCCGGCGGCGGCGGTTCTGCACGCGATCCGGGTCAATGGGCCGGTGACCCGGGATCAGCTCGCCTCGACGACGGGTCTGTCGCCGGCGACCATCAACCGTCAGGTGCATGCGCTGGCCGCGCACGGCCTCGTCGTCGAACGTCCCGATCTCGCTGGACCGAAATCGATTGGCAGACCCAAGAATCCGCTGACCATCGACCATGACTCGCTGTGCGTGGCAGGTATGCACATCGGCGCGCGCCGGACCGTTCTCGCCATCGCCGATCTCGGCGGGCGGACGCTGCACAGCCACGCCGTGCTGACGCCGACCGGCGATCAGGAAGACGCCCTGCGGCATCTCAGCGGACTGCTCGCCGAACTCGCCGCGCGCTTCAGCGGGCGTCGGGTGCTGTGGGGTGGGGTAGCGGTCGGCGGGGCGGTCGACGCCGAGACCGGAGTGGTGAACCACCGGGTCCTGGGTTGGCATCAACTCACCGTGGGCGCAACACTTGCCGAGTACCTCGACACACCGGTATCGGTGTGCGAGCACGTCGAGGCGATGGCGGCCGCGGAGCTGCTCCTGTCCCACCCGCGGGACGACGGGGGTTCCGGTCTGTTCTTCTATGCTCGCGAAACAGCGGGGATGGCAATGACTCTCGACGGCCGGGTGCACGTACCCGAACGAGGGGCGGGCACCATCGCCCACCTGCCGGTCACCGCGCCCGTGCTTGCTCCCGGGCTCACCCGGGTCCGGCTGCAGAACGTCATCGGCAACGACGCCGCGGAGGTCGCGGCGCGTCGGCTCGGGATCAGTCCCACGTCGGCTCGGATCGTCGACGAACGAGCCCGCGTCCTGGGGGAGTCGGTAGCGCTCATCCGGGACGTGATCAATCCCGACGCCATCGTCGTCGCCGGTGATGCCTTCGCCGCGCACCCGCACGGACTCGCTCCCGTGCAGGCGGCGTTCGACGAAGCGACCACGCTGTCGTGGCCGCTGGAGATCGCCCCCTCGAGATTCGGTGTGCGCGTCCAGGAGAGCGCGGCGGTCGTGGTCGCACTCAGCGTCATCTACGCGGACCCGGTCGCCGCGATGGCGACGCTGTAG
- a CDS encoding NAD(P)/FAD-dependent oxidoreductase: MTDSVTTETDSTANGYDVAIVGGGAAGLSAATALARSLRRVVVIDAGQPRNAPAAAAHNVLGQDGISPLDLLARGRAEATGYGAEIRSGTVVDATGSIDDFTLHLSSGEVVVAQRLILATGLVDRLPEIPGVAELWGHDVLHCPYCHGYEVRGTRIVQIATSPMSAHQALMFRQLTEQVTVIAHDPTALSADDRRHLAVTGIDVVDARVERVRTRDDDGSARLDGVLLSDGTLVDADAVVVSPRFVVRGELYERLGGELAEGPMGMGGVVGTGPMGETALPGVWAAGNTTTLNAMVTVAMGEGLSAGAAVNASLVIADLHATVAAPA, encoded by the coding sequence ATGACCGATTCCGTGACCACCGAAACAGATTCAACCGCAAACGGATACGACGTCGCGATCGTCGGCGGCGGAGCTGCGGGACTCAGTGCCGCAACAGCACTGGCGCGTTCGCTGCGCAGGGTCGTGGTGATCGATGCGGGGCAACCGCGCAACGCGCCGGCAGCGGCAGCCCACAACGTGCTCGGACAAGACGGGATCTCCCCCCTCGACCTGCTCGCGCGTGGCCGCGCGGAGGCGACGGGATACGGGGCGGAGATCCGGTCGGGCACCGTCGTCGACGCCACCGGCTCCATCGACGACTTCACGCTGCACCTCTCGTCGGGCGAGGTCGTGGTGGCCCAGCGCCTCATCCTCGCGACCGGACTGGTCGACCGACTCCCGGAGATCCCCGGAGTCGCCGAGCTGTGGGGGCACGATGTCCTGCACTGTCCGTATTGCCACGGTTACGAGGTCCGCGGCACCCGGATCGTCCAGATCGCGACGAGCCCGATGTCCGCGCATCAGGCGCTCATGTTCCGCCAGCTCACCGAGCAGGTCACGGTGATCGCGCACGATCCGACCGCCCTGTCCGCGGATGACCGGCGGCATCTCGCGGTCACCGGCATCGACGTCGTGGATGCCCGCGTCGAGCGCGTCCGGACGCGCGACGACGACGGATCGGCCCGCCTCGACGGCGTCCTCCTGTCCGACGGCACCCTGGTCGACGCCGACGCGGTGGTCGTCTCACCGAGGTTCGTGGTCCGGGGTGAGCTCTACGAGCGTCTGGGCGGAGAACTCGCCGAGGGTCCGATGGGCATGGGCGGCGTCGTCGGAACCGGCCCGATGGGCGAGACCGCGCTACCCGGTGTGTGGGCAGCCGGCAACACGACGACCCTGAACGCGATGGTGACCGTGGCCATGGGCGAGGGACTCTCGGCCGGCGCAGCGGTCAACGCGAGCCTGGTCATCGCGGACCTGCACGCCACGGTCGCCGCGCCGGCCTGA